A window of Salvia splendens isolate huo1 chromosome 8, SspV2, whole genome shotgun sequence genomic DNA:
ttaaaaaaattgaatttaatataaaaaaaattaaaattcgaaaacggtaatattaccgttttcgaccgtttcctttttttactctataaatactcatatttcatcctcatttcacacacaaacacacatctaatcctctcaaatcatctctctttccactccaattttcatatcaaatcatctcttttattcttctctcaaagttaatcgatctaatggatctatttgagcaaatgcgtcgaataatggaagaatcacttgaagaagatcggcgccgggaggcggaggaagccgcgccgccccaatgacgctcccggacttacatccatcgtaaccggggggaagccgccgcaaggttagtacgcgactacttctccgataacccggtatggggagatacctactttcGTCGCCGTTAccgcatgcggcgaccgctatttctccacatcgcaaatacattggcggcccgggaagagttcttccaagaaaggtttgacgccgtcggccgtcccagccacacgacgctgcagaaatgtactgcagcaatccgtcagcttgcgactggacaaacgacggatgtgttcgacgaatacctccataTTGAAGAAAGccctgggagaatgtgcttgatccaattATGTAAATGCGTCCGgccagccttcaccgacgaatttctccggaagccaagcacaatagattgtcagtttctgctccgccttcacgaagaagtgcacggattccccgggatacTTGGCaacgtcgattgcatgcactggcaatggaagaattgcctggtggcgtggagggggtcgtacacgagtggccacaaaggcacccaccccaccgttatactcgaggccgttgccgactaccggcttggATCAGGCATGCATACTTCGGGGTCctcggctcgaacaacgacataaacgtgctccaccaatccgacctcttcgccgaagttttggatggtaaagcgccggccatcaacttcaccgctaacaaccgatGCTATAAAATTGGGTACTATCTTGCTGACGgcatctatccgaagtggccaaccttcgtgaagacgtgcatgTGGCCTGTGAACgtaaagcagactctttttacgcagaagcaggaggctgctcggaaggatgtggagcgggcgttcggggttctccaagcacgattcaacattatcaaagtcccggctcgtacgtggttcatgaagagcatggtcgacatcatgtatacgtgcataatcttgcactacaagattgtccaagacgaaggacccgaggcgggaaattggttcgaccctgaagcccttggaagctcaaccgcaaatAGTCCGtctcgaagtggagtgcatccgtctatacaagaacggttgtctattcgggcaaggacacgtgactctaccgcccacgcccaactccaagatgatctaattgagcacatttggacaAACTTTGGCAACCAGTAGACGCACATCATCGCCGGTAGAAATTACATTATgtatttttcactttttagaatttttaattatgttttgttttattgttttaagaatgtaatgttgtaattttattttatttaatgaaatttgtttttattaattgaatttgttggaaataaaaataaaaaaagaaaatgaatttaGAGCATCAAAATATACAGAGTTGAATGACCTGACGTGGACTTCATCAAACAGCGATCGATGACGTTTGCTTTTTCTCATACGCATctattataaatttggtttgacTAAGATTCTCTTCCGTCCGTGGAATTTTTATGGTTaataatttgcattttaatttctaatattttaaattatatctttttttttattttgccacgaatttaattatgtattttttttttattattttaagttgtatttttattttatttaatgaagtgtgttttttattaattgaatttgttggaaataaaaataaaaaatgaaattgaatgaatagtaatttaagagacggttaagggacagataagagatggaggattGCAGGTTGCGTCccttaattaaaaaatagagtaaaaaagtacagtgagccccgtgaataataatttaagagacggtgcAGATTGCCTAATCCCTTTGGTAGGTTTCTTTCTTTGGTAGGTTTCTTTCCTCTTTTAATCAGCATTTTGAACTGCAAAAGCCCGAAACCCTCGCATTTCTTTTGAAATTCGAATCACATTTCGATTTCGTGGGGTGTTGATTTTGAATCCGACGATCGTCTTACCGAACTCAAGATCTCCGCATTGGCATTGTTGAGGTCAGCTCCGGATTTTGCTCAATTCGTTTCGTGTTTAGTTGGTTTCAGCAGAATCGGATTTTCTAGGTTTGTCAGTTTTGTTGCTTGAAGGTTCGAGTTTGAGCTGAATCTGTGTTTAGCAGTTTGATAaggttattttctttattttttctggATTTATTCAGATCTAATTGAATGGAGTATAAGTTTTTGGTTAAAGATTGGATTTTGAATTAAGATCTTGCTTGTCAGCTCTCATCTTATTGGTTTTCTTACTCTAATCTCAGTATAAGAATATTTACGGAAGTACATTGTGAGTTGGATTTGATTTCATCTAAATTAATTATCTTAATTAAAGCATTGGGGCTTTCTTATAATCCAACCTATCTTTTTAATTTAACCTTTTTTTTACTAGGGATACAGGCTACTATAGCTTGGAACTAAAAATGGGTACATTGTGGtttatgttgagatttttggcAATGCAACTGCATATGTGaaacagatcaagaaaacataACCGTTCACTAGTATGGCAAAGATGAAGTCAGACACTCCTCTTGATTATGCTGTATTACAGCTATCTCCGAAGCGCTCACGGTTAGATATGCTTAATGATTGTTTTCGTGATGATTTGACCATTTCCTGATGTTAGTTATTCAACATGATATCCTTTTGGCCAGATGCGAATTGTTTGTTTCAAGTGATGGGAGCACAGAGAAACTAGCCTCAGGATTGCTTAAACCATTCGTTTCACATTTACAGATTGCGGAGGAACAAGTTGCCTCTGCTTCACAGTCAGTTAAGCTTGAAGTCGGCCGCCATAAGAATGCTGAAACATGGTTCACCAAGGGTACACTAGAGAGGTAGTGTGATTTGCAACTTGTTAGTAAACTTGTTATGCATGCAGCACTAAATCTAATGTCTCCAGTTAACAATTTAATATCTAGGTTCGTAAGATTTGTGAGCACACCTGAAGTTTTGGAACTGGTCAATACCTTGGATGCTGAGATGTCACAGTTGGAAGCCGCTCGAAGGATTTATTCACAGGTTATTTAGTTCTGTAACTGAAGTCTTAACTGGCAATTCTCTGGAAGAATTTGTCTAATTAGCATTCTTACTGATTTCAGGGAGCAGTAGATCAACTTTCTGGTATGGTTTCCTATTACTTGTTGATATACATTTTCTATTTCTATGAAAATGCATCATAAGGTTGCTAGTAGCTTGCATGTTgcattttgtttctttttgaaATATGACGAAATAAAAGGAGATGGAAAGAAGAATCTTGAAATAATATACATTGCATAAACAACAAAATTAGATGGCCCGACCAAAGTTTACCAGTATGACTCCATAGTTATCTACAATAAATTAGCTCTAATTCATGTTGTGGTAGACGAGATGTACAATTTTCTCCCAGTAGCTGTTTGGTTTATTTAACGTTCTCTAGAAACTAGAAAGTAAGCCTACTCTTCTCATGATTAATGGAAGAACTTGTGCTGTTGGTTTGCTGTGAGTCTGTGACTCATTGGAAGCTTTGCATTGAGATAAGATTTTGCTTGTATTCACCTGTGTTCATCATCTTCAAGGGAATCCTCGCATCTTTTGAATGCTTGATCTAAAACAAGCAAGCCTTCTAGTATAAGAAGAATTTACCACCACATATCCTGTGGTTGCCCATCCTGAAGAAATTAAGCTGATAGATAAAGAAAATCAAATAGCTTGTGTTGTCTCATCTCTACACAACACTTTAACTGAAGAAAGTTCTTTGTATACTTCAAGTTTTTAACCACTGCTCGACTGGTATAGTAGGCTATCTTTTAGCGGCAATGAATGAAGCTTTTGCAGTTCTGTTCTATTGGCATCCTCTGTAAATGGTAGGCATGCCAGCAATGTCGTATACCGACATTTGATATAGATTGTACTTTAATTTCATTGCATAACATTACCTATGATCTTCTTACCAATCATAAGATGTTAGGGGCAGTTGGAAGTTGGAACATTTTCTTGGCAGGGAAAATTCTTTCACCTGCGTTGTCTTGCGTATATTATCATATTCTCGCTGATGTTATAATATATAATGATGATCACCCCGTTATTCATTGGATCTATCGCGTACAGGTGGAGGTGGTTCTGGGACGACATCTGGAGATGATGCCACAAAGTATGAGCTCCTAATCCTTCACTGTTGGTTTATTACATCAGTGCCTGTATGAatttattgatgatgatatatTATATTACTCGAAATTCCAGCATAGTTTATTGAGGAAAATGAAATCGTTTACTCCTTATCTGCTGCAGAACTGGATATAACTTAATGTTTGGTGTAGCTCCTTAGTGTGTGCTTTCTTTCCTCTCTCCCTACCTCAACTTATATATTCATTCTTGTCATGAATGCAGGAAGGAGCTTCTGAGAGCTATCGACGTGAGGCTCGTTGCAGCCCGTCAGGACCTCTCGAACGCCTGCGCTCGTGCTGCTGCTGCTGGCTTCACCATTCACACAGTCTCGGAACTTCACAACTTTGCCGATAGCTTTGGTGCCCGTCGCCTAAAGTAAGGACGTCTAAACATATTTTGGGATTTTATGATTGTTTATCAAAATAAGAAacaattgttttattttaataaaaacgTTAAAAGATATGTTCCTACCGAATTTTAAGATGGCTTCCCAAAAGATACATATTAGTAAAATTTACCCACATTAGGCCCTAAATCTGGGCATTCGTCATTCGTTCTATCTATAAAATAATGGCGATCATGTGTGTATTTTCAGCGAAGCATGTTGCAAGTTCAAATTGCTGAACGAGAGACGTCCCGAACTTACACACCCATGGACATCTGTGTCCGACTCTCGCGCCTCATACGGCTCCGACATGTCCATCGACGACGATGTTCCACCTTCTCCTCAGCCGCGCCGCGAACATGTGTTGTCTCAACCGCCGGATCTCCCAGTACGTCGCGCTTTCAGCAGAGAGTCCAGCGTCGAGAGTGAAGCAGGGAAAAAGACGAGCAGCGGTGCTGCTCCAGAAAAAGAATCCAAGGATGAGACATCGACCTCCGATCAGGTCCAGTCAATTCAAGCGAGTCAGCCGTCGAGGCGCCTCAGTGTGCAGGACCGAATCAACATGTTTGAGAGTAAGCAGAAAGAAAATTCCGGTGGGAAGCCCGTCGAGCTGCGGAGGTTGTCATCAGACGTTTCAGAGAAGGCGGTGTTTAGAAGGTGGAGTGGCGCTAGTGATATGAGCATTAGCATTGATTTGAGTTCTGAGAAGAAGGATATCGATAGCCCCGCCTGTAACACGGCACCTGCAGCGACTTCTTTGGAATTTAAATTTTCGACTTTGATTGATAACAATGCAGAGGCATCATCTGCTGTTAAGCCGGATATGAAGGTTTTGCCTAGCTCTGGTGGGGTCGGGGACGGCGGAACCAAAGGTGTTTCCTTTTCTACTTCTGAGCGGTTAATTGAGTCTAAcaataaaaatttcaatttgGGATCTAGTGAAAGTGGTATTTTGAAAGATCAGCAACGTGGGAAGACTCAGTCAAGGTCGTTTGTAAACAGGGTTGAGAACCAAGAAAAATCCGAGGATGATTTTAAAACACCGGATATAGGTAGAGACAAGGGGGTGACTGGATTTGGGAATCAAGGGAAGGCTGAAGTGTTTAGTGGTGGCAAGACACAGATGACTGGGTTCATGGATCAGGTTTTGTCTTCGTCTAATATTAGGCGTATGCAGATAAAATCTGGTCAGCAGAGTGAAGGTTCAGAACAAAGTGAAAGTTCTGAATCAAGGGATGAGTCTGGTATGGAAGTTATGGTGAAATCTGCTCAAAAGAGTGCTGCTGGAACCGGGGTAGTAGATGGTGGTGCCGGCTCAAGAATCTTGCAGGCCTTTGCTTCCCGTTATAAAGGGATTGAAGGGGATTCTTCATCTGCTCAGCAAGAGGTGAGGTCTGTTAGGGAAACTGAAGCAGCCGAAAAGAAAGAAACCCGCATGTTTGTGAGGGCATCCTGTGAGGTAACTCCTTTGGTGAAAACTGATGTTGCTGGGAAGAAAGAATCCCACATATCCGAGAAAGTATCAGATAGTCATGTGCCAAACCTTGAAGATTCTGGGCCTCAGAGATCAAAGTTCAATAGACAAGTTTTGACTGCTCAGCTGAATAAGAGGACACGAATTCAACGTGTTGATGCTAGTAATAGTGCGAACAGCAGGATGCAGTTTTCTGGTCAAATAACAGTAGAGGCTCAGGAAGGTTCTGATTCTTTCTCAATGCCCACAAGCCAAGCTCCGAGAGTGAGGCAGGCAAAGGGTAATCAGGAACTTGACGATTTGAAGATAAAAGCAAGTGAGCTTGAAAAAATGTTTGCTGAGCATAAATTGCGACTCCCTGGAGACCAATCCAACTCTGCCCGTAAAGGAAGGTTAATAGAAACGGCACATGAACCATCAAGTAGTTTACACTACACAAAACCAATAGTGGATGACAACTACCAGTCAGCTCAACCCAGTAGGATTTCTAAGAACACAACCAAGTCTGATACTGCCTCCCCCATGAAAGCTGTCGAAAGCCAGTACGACAGTGATGCTACGAATACACAGTTTTCTGATCTCAGTGTTACAGATAGCTCCCGAGGGAAGCTCTATGATAGATATATGCAAAAGAGGGATGCAAAGCTGAGGGAAGATTGGAGTGCCAACAGAGAAGAGAAAGAAGCCAGATTGAAATCCATGCAGGATAGCATTGAGAGGAATAGATCAGAGATGAAAGCTAAGTTTTCTGGATCTGTAGACAATCAAGATCATGTATCAAGTGCTCATGGACGTGTTGAGAGAATCAGATCATATAATAGCAGGTCTATTATGAAAAGGGAACAGGTAGATCTATAGTTGTCTTATAGAGATGTATGTCTCTAATGAATGCAACCATCTTACttctattttataattttagcatTTACTGGAGTTAGCCTTCTCTTGATTTTTAACCGACCATATAAAAGTTTCCTTTTGACAGCAACACTTAGATTTTGGGGACAGTGATGACGATGAGGAAGCATTAGATCTTCCAGAGCAAAATAATCCCCATGAGAATAAGGGTTTGAATGATGCCTCTTTTAGAGATGGTAGAGGTACCCAGGGGAAAAAGCATTTAACCATTAATAGAAGTTCATTGTCCACTCCTCGTACTGCAGCTCCTGTTCCAAGTTCTGCTTTGAAAAATTCTAGCATTAGTTATGGGAAGCGAAGAATGGTTCCGGAAAATTCACTTGCACAATCGGTCCCAAACTTTTCggaaatgagaaaagaaaatacCAAGCCTTCTGGAGCCAATAAAACAACACGCTCACAAGTTCGAAGCTATGCCCGCAGCAAAATCTCAAATGACGAAGCGGCTGTTAGGGAGGATAAGTCACGTCGATTACAGTCCCTCAGGAAAAGTTCTGCAAATCCGATTGATTTCAGAGAAATGTCTTCCGTGGATTCTGATGTTATTGTATCCACACCAAAACTCAATGAGGAGATCCAGAAAAATGTTGTAACCAGACCTTTTCTTAAAAGGGGCAGTCGCAAAAGCTTTGTATCTCAATCGAGCATTGCTAGTGAGAAGGCCTCGGGAGTATCTGACCTTATACACAATGAAGATGTCAATTTTGACATGGAATCTGGAGCGGAGTTTTTAAGTACGGTTGATGATGAAGGAGAGGAAGAACTTGAGAGCTTAAAGACTGAAGTTCAGAATGTTTCTGACAATGAGGAACTAAAAGAAGGGCTGGAACCAGCGTATTCTGTTAATTCCGGGTCGGAAAATGGTATTGGTGGTTTAACATTTTCTCTTGTGGACCAAGCTTTAGGTTCTAAGCTGCCTATTCCTTCGAGCTTCCACCCTGCTGAATCTGTACCAGATTGGTCGGGGGAAAGTCCTGTGTCATGGAATATACATTCTCAGCATCCCTTTTCATACCCTCATGAGATGTCTGACATTGATCCTTCAGTGGACTCCCCAGGAGGAAGTCCTGCCTCTTGGAATTTGCACTCCTCAAATCAATTAGAAACTGATGCTGCTCGAATGAGGAAGAAATGGGGAACTGCACAAAAGCCCATGTTGGTTGCCCATTCCTCCAACAATGTTCCACGCAAGGATGTGACACGTGGCTTCAAACGATTACTGAAGTTTGGAAGGAAAAGTCGTGGTTCAGAGAGCTTGGTTGACTGGATCTCTGCGACCACATCTGAAGGAGATGATGATACTGAAGATGGGAGAGATCCTGCCAATAGGTCATCTGAAGATCTGAGGAAGTCTAGAATGGGATTTTCTCATGCTGAAGCTTCTGATGATGGCTTCAATGATTGCGAGTATTTCAATGAATCAGGTTATTTAAGATATATGTTCATACATTCATGTTTGCATCTCTATTTCTATTCACTGAGATTTGCTGTGCCAATATATGTGCATGTATATATTCATGTCATAGTTTTACCTCCATAATGCTTTTCTGAGCTCTAACCACATTCTTCAGTTTTATGGCTCAATGTTATGGTTGTACACATAAACCCACTCAATATCACTTTTGTTCATCGAGTCATATCAATGTCATTTTCACCAGTTTCTGCTTATGCTGGAATCATTGGAAAGATTGGTTGTTCTGCattgtggttggctttgatgGTGCAATTTTCTTGAAGTCCCTTGAATTGTTCAATTTGTATTctagtagtactttttttttgtagCCTTTTTAATCATAATGATCTGTTTtgtgcatttaaatgtttgttgTTAACCCATGACCCTTTTTATTCCACAGTTCAATCTTCTGAGAATTCAATTCCAGGACCTCCAGCCAACTTCAAACTCCGGGAAGATCACATGTCTGGAAGCACCATCAAAGGTGAAATTTACTCGACTACATTTTTTAGAATAAAAACTTGTAACATTATGAAACATTGTCTTGCGTTTAATCTCATCACATGGATAATGTAGCTACAAGAGTTGTAAATTTTACTGGAAATGTGCCTTTCTTTTGCATTGTCAAGTCGATGCACACACATTTCTTGTTCTTGGTGTGGTGCTATAGATTGATGCTAATGGTGCACATAATACCTGGTTAACTCTGTCTTGCTACTGATTTTGCAGCTCCAAGATCGTTTTTCTCATTATCAACATTCCGGAGCAAGGGCAGTGATTCGAAGCTTCGATAATCCTGGCTCTGAAAACATCTCCAGTGTACAAATGCATCACCTGTCATGGAAGGCATAGATGGCTATTCCATTAAGCTCTACCAGCACAAGATAAGTATTGTGGAATTCGTCCGGATTTTAGCCATATCTTGTAGAATTTAAATTGTTATGTGATGAACTCATAGTTCCAATTGGTGGAACAACTGTATGTGATTTTGGTAGGTAAAAGCATTATTTTTTCTGTAGTCAATTCTCTTTTGCTGCATTCTAATGTATAAAGGTAGTTTGGAGAATGGAATATGTATGATGTACTGCTGCACACTTCACaaaaatcacaattcacaatCAATATCCTGTGTAGTATTATACTCTCTcagttcaaaaaaaaaaaatagtccaattttttcattttagtctatCATACTATACCTACATTAGCTGTCTTTCTCTGTTACTCCCACCGtaccataagaatatgcactatttattttttagtttgttccacaagaatatgcaattttcaattttaaaaactcCTTCTCAAGTGGAACCTattttccactaataatactgtatttactttttttttcctatctctttcttacttcccaattataaattaaaactcgtgcccaatctaaagtgcatattcttgtgagacgagGGGTATATTGTagtaattttgcattaaaatttgttCTAGACTATTTTTGGTTGACCGAGCGGTAGCTAGTTAGGCTAAATTGATTTAATGGTGCGATCCAATTAGAATACAAGTAATCAACTAAGCGTGCAATTAATTTTggaatttatgtaattttattggaTGCTTGATTACCGGTTAACTTAAAAACTAACCAACGCATGAGGGTGGTTATCATTAGTGGTGAATCATTCTCCCACGAAAAAAAGCACctaatttcacataaaaaaaataccaagTAGTATAATATTTGTTTGGTCATTTTGCCCATTTATAcccaacaaataattcaatttggTGTAGAATATGCCAAATTATTAACGCATGGGTGATGGGTACACCTAAACCAGGTTATACTACTATGAAATAGACTAAAATACCAGAACTTCAGATGAAAATAAACAAATGATACATGCATTTGACTTTAAATTGATTTTGTGTTTTCGACAGTAATCAAAAGAGAAGAGTGACACAACAAAATCCAATCATATCGTGGCTACTAAGATATTATAATTACCCTCACCTATTACAATAAAGCCACTCCCCCCCTCCTTGATATGGAAATCTCAACTCTCAAAGAGGGAGGGGTGAAATGGTAAATTCACAGCCGAAATCTTAGTTATAGAACAAGATTGTCCCTTGGCTTCAAAGGCATGAGGAAGTTGTTAATCATTACGTGCCTCCCATCCCATGTAAAGTAATGCACTTAGTTCATGCCTTCCAATTTCCACCACGTTCTCTTTTTGCTAAACCAAATATTCCCCTTTTCTTCTAATTAAACTCAGGTAAATTTTTGTCATTCTCTTGCAAGAATCTTTGCAAATAGGTCAAATAGTTTGGTTTGAAAAATCCATACTACATTTGCTTTTCAAGTTATATATTAGGTTGATATTTTGTTAACAATTTTGGTGCATGAGTTAGAAAAAATGGCATCTCTAGTGCCAGGAGTATTGATGAAGCTCCTCCAAAGCATAGACTCCAACCTCAAAGTAAGGGGCGAGTATCGGTCCGCGCTTCTTCAGGTGATCAGCATAGTCCCGGCCATCTCGGGATCCGAGCTATGGCCGGACGACGGCTTCTTCGTGAAGGTCTCGGACTCCTCCCACTCGACATACGTGTCCCTCTCAAGGCCGGACACTGACCTCATCCTCAACAACAAGCTGCAGCTGGGGCAGTTCTTTTACGTGGACAGGATGGAGGCCGGGACCCCTGTGCCCACCCTGGTCGGGGTCAGGCCGGTCCCCGGCCGCCATCCCTTTGTTGGGAACCCCAAGGACCTGATGCAGATCCTTGAGGGCTCTCAGAAGTTGGCGGTGGCTCAGGCTGAGCCACCGCCTAGAGAGGAGAGTGGTGGGAAGAAGAGGATTGTGATCAAGGAGGACAAGGCTGGGGTTTCTTCAAGGTATATGCAGGGTTTGGTGAAGCACAAATCTCAAGTGATGGAGTTGGATGGGAAAGAGAATCAGAGTGGTGACACTGGAGTTGCTAAGACAGATGCATCCTTCAGATCTACTAAGCACACAAACAATATTGAGGTCAGCTTTCCACTTTCTCAAACCAATTTTTATGAAGAGAAAACATTTTTTAGTCTCCAAACTTTGTCAAACTATTACTTTTGGTTCCTaacattgaaaatattttttgaggTCCATCAACTTTAACTTAATATCATTTGAgctacatttttcttttttttggacaGATTTACCCTTAAGGCCCTGAAGGGCAATTTGGTCTATttactctttcttcttcattaaaatatttaatttacccatcttccccttcttctttctttctcttcttccttaTCTCAATCGTCCCTCTTCAAGTCGATTCCCACATCTCAATTGGATGCTTTGAATTCTTCAAATCGGTGTGAGAATTGACTTGAAGAGAGACTATTGAGATGAGTAAGAAgagaaagaaggaagaaggggaagaagaaagaaagagcgagaaattaaatattttaatgaagaaaTGAGGGTAAATAGACTAAACTGCCCTTCATGTAtgtccaaaaaataaaaaggtagCTCATATGATATTAAGTCGAAGTTGacggacctcaaatgatattttcaaatgttactgaccaaaaatgatagttttgcaaaGTTCGCTGACTAATTTTTTTTCCCCTCTTTTAGGAATTATGTATTGAATGGTTTAGTTTGTTACAGACAAGGGTAACCAGCCCAGAGGGATCAACAAAGAAATCACAAACACATTCCAAGATTCTCACAGCAAACAAACAAGAAATCATCAACTCCATTTCTTTGGCTAATGCCAACAACAAGAAGCAACAGTCTACAGAGGGAGCCATCTCATGGTTCAATCTGCCACCCTCCCTTGTCAAGCCCGGGAAGGTCCGTATACATATACTCGAGTCTCGTATTTAGTCAAAAAACATGTAGCTTATCGGGTATACACGATGTCGTTTTTGTGACAAGGGAATGCTCAGAAAGGGTCACTTTGCTTCTCTAGTAGCAGCACAAGCTCAAAAAGAAGCAAATTTGGCAGCAACTCTTGCCAAATGCCTAAGGTTAGTTAGATGCCTAATGATCCCGGTTACATT
This region includes:
- the LOC121744346 gene encoding uncharacterized protein LOC121744346; the encoded protein is MAKMKSDTPLDYAVLQLSPKRSRCELFVSSDGSTEKLASGLLKPFVSHLQIAEEQVASASQSVKLEVGRHKNAETWFTKGTLERFVRFVSTPEVLELVNTLDAEMSQLEAARRIYSQGAVDQLSGGGGSGTTSGDDATKKELLRAIDVRLVAARQDLSNACARAAAAGFTIHTVSELHNFADSFGARRLNEACCKFKLLNERRPELTHPWTSVSDSRASYGSDMSIDDDVPPSPQPRREHVLSQPPDLPVRRAFSRESSVESEAGKKTSSGAAPEKESKDETSTSDQVQSIQASQPSRRLSVQDRINMFESKQKENSGGKPVELRRLSSDVSEKAVFRRWSGASDMSISIDLSSEKKDIDSPACNTAPAATSLEFKFSTLIDNNAEASSAVKPDMKVLPSSGGVGDGGTKGVSFSTSERLIESNNKNFNLGSSESGILKDQQRGKTQSRSFVNRVENQEKSEDDFKTPDIGRDKGVTGFGNQGKAEVFSGGKTQMTGFMDQVLSSSNIRRMQIKSGQQSEGSEQSESSESRDESGMEVMVKSAQKSAAGTGVVDGGAGSRILQAFASRYKGIEGDSSSAQQEVRSVRETEAAEKKETRMFVRASCEVTPLVKTDVAGKKESHISEKVSDSHVPNLEDSGPQRSKFNRQVLTAQLNKRTRIQRVDASNSANSRMQFSGQITVEAQEGSDSFSMPTSQAPRVRQAKGNQELDDLKIKASELEKMFAEHKLRLPGDQSNSARKGRLIETAHEPSSSLHYTKPIVDDNYQSAQPSRISKNTTKSDTASPMKAVESQYDSDATNTQFSDLSVTDSSRGKLYDRYMQKRDAKLREDWSANREEKEARLKSMQDSIERNRSEMKAKFSGSVDNQDHVSSAHGRVERIRSYNSRSIMKREQQHLDFGDSDDDEEALDLPEQNNPHENKGLNDASFRDGRGTQGKKHLTINRSSLSTPRTAAPVPSSALKNSSISYGKRRMVPENSLAQSVPNFSEMRKENTKPSGANKTTRSQVRSYARSKISNDEAAVREDKSRRLQSLRKSSANPIDFREMSSVDSDVIVSTPKLNEEIQKNVVTRPFLKRGSRKSFVSQSSIASEKASGVSDLIHNEDVNFDMESGAEFLSTVDDEGEEELESLKTEVQNVSDNEELKEGLEPAYSVNSGSENGIGGLTFSLVDQALGSKLPIPSSFHPAESVPDWSGESPVSWNIHSQHPFSYPHEMSDIDPSVDSPGGSPASWNLHSSNQLETDAARMRKKWGTAQKPMLVAHSSNNVPRKDVTRGFKRLLKFGRKSRGSESLVDWISATTSEGDDDTEDGRDPANRSSEDLRKSRMGFSHAEASDDGFNDCEYFNESVQSSENSIPGPPANFKLREDHMSGSTIKAPRSFFSLSTFRSKGSDSKLR
- the LOC121743059 gene encoding uncharacterized protein LOC121743059 isoform X1, encoding MASLVPGVLMKLLQSIDSNLKVRGEYRSALLQVISIVPAISGSELWPDDGFFVKVSDSSHSTYVSLSRPDTDLILNNKLQLGQFFYVDRMEAGTPVPTLVGVRPVPGRHPFVGNPKDLMQILEGSQKLAVAQAEPPPREESGGKKRIVIKEDKAGVSSRYMQGLVKHKSQVMELDGKENQSGDTGVAKTDASFRSTKHTNNIETRVTSPEGSTKKSQTHSKILTANKQEIINSISLANANNKKQQSTEGAISWFNLPPSLVKPGKGMLRKGHFASLVAAQAQKEANLAATLAKCLSMFADIYSSASPQNPHLHLSRFFTLQNMIDKADATTLTHDTDSPPLQEKDKPSRKPGKNMPKTTRISSQLSNADKQEWSKMDNSKEMMELLRTLTNETRAWFLNFLEEALEFGFPVAQEKKGKESSARVLEQNNHIALTLSQLKQANEWLDKVKSGSGLEVLGRIDELKQKVYACLLVHIDFAASALDTRKSL
- the LOC121743059 gene encoding uncharacterized protein LOC121743059 isoform X2, whose product is MKLLQSIDSNLKVRGEYRSALLQVISIVPAISGSELWPDDGFFVKVSDSSHSTYVSLSRPDTDLILNNKLQLGQFFYVDRMEAGTPVPTLVGVRPVPGRHPFVGNPKDLMQILEGSQKLAVAQAEPPPREESGGKKRIVIKEDKAGVSSRYMQGLVKHKSQVMELDGKENQSGDTGVAKTDASFRSTKHTNNIETRVTSPEGSTKKSQTHSKILTANKQEIINSISLANANNKKQQSTEGAISWFNLPPSLVKPGKGMLRKGHFASLVAAQAQKEANLAATLAKCLSMFADIYSSASPQNPHLHLSRFFTLQNMIDKADATTLTHDTDSPPLQEKDKPSRKPGKNMPKTTRISSQLSNADKQEWSKMDNSKEMMELLRTLTNETRAWFLNFLEEALEFGFPVAQEKKGKESSARVLEQNNHIALTLSQLKQANEWLDKVKSGSGLEVLGRIDELKQKVYACLLVHIDFAASALDTRKSL